In one Ictalurus punctatus breed USDA103 chromosome 19, Coco_2.0, whole genome shotgun sequence genomic region, the following are encoded:
- the gpr37b gene encoding prosaposin receptor GPR37b — protein MQVCFIKNIFFLATAVALADRDDVHSKASSAMRSARRQATGPAQWTPSLDVRMPLLLNRGNATHFSRRCKTKKSGCYLLSHRMDRTTHGDRVVHSQYEIWRKFSEHERNHRHRRGAKERHKKLAWEVKKRVTGGNKMSANALTSPLTWWEPMPKPLALASTDFPFDISKHLDFDTRSRAPDNPWDATPMTPPYPEDEENEYFPNPFYPVTSETYTAYAITCFSALIFVIGIIGNVAVMCIVCHNYYMRSISNALLANLAVWDLAVLLLCMPLVVFHELTKTYLLGHFTCKVIPYIEVASLGVTTFTICALCIDRFRAATNVQMYYETIETCASAAAKLAVIWVGALLLALPELLIRQLLKDSDTEETERCLERISISLPETLYALGLAYESARLWWCFGCYFCLPALFTIGSSLATARRMRRAERGCPRANKKQMRLESRMNCVVVALAVVYAACAVPDNVANMVAAYIGHLDMVGVLRTLGQLLLFLRTAITPVLLLCLCPPFGHAFIECCCCCTTMCGAAASSAVGSDDNEHECTTELELSPFSTIRREMSNYTATGSHS, from the exons ATGCAGgtttgttttataaaaaatatatttttccttgCAACCGCTGTGGCTCTGGCAGACAGGGACGATGTGCACAGCAAGGCATCCAGCGCCATGCGGTCTGCGAGGCGACAAGCCACAGGTCCAGCTCAGTGGACTCCCTCACTGGATGTCAGGATGCCTTTATTACTGAACAGAGGTAATGCTACACATTTCAGTCGAAGATGCAAAACTAAAAAGTCTGGATGTTACCTTCTGTCACACAGGATGGACAGGACCACCCATGGTGACAGGGTGGTCCACAGTCAGTACGAGATATGGAGAAAGTTCTCTGAACACGAGAGAAACCACAGACACAGAAGAGGCGCAAAGGAGCGCCACAAGAAACTGGCATGGGAAGTAAAGAAGAGAGTAACTGGAGGTAATAAGATGTCAGCAAATGCCCTTACTTCACCTTTAACGTGGTGGGAACCGATGCCCAAGCCTTTGGCGCTCGCCTCCACCGATTTCCCTTTCGATATATCCAAACACCTGGACTTTGACACTCGGAGCAGGGCCCCAGATAACCCGTGGGACGCAACGCCTATGACCCCACCTTACCCTGAAGATGAGGAAAACGAATATTTCCCTAACCCCTTCTACCCGGTCACGAGCGAGACGTACACAGCCTACGCCATCACGTGTTTCTCTGCACTCATTTTCGTGATAGGGATCATTGGAAATGTTGCAGTCATGTGCATTGTGTGCCATAACTATTACATGAGGAGCATCTCCAACGCCCTTTTAGCTAACCTGGCTGTTTGGGATCTGGCCGTGTTGTTGCTGTGCATGCCCCTTGTGGTGTTCCACGAGCTGACTAAAACCTATCTACTGGGCCACTTCACCTGTAAAGTTATCCCCTACATTGAG GTAGCCTCACTTGGTGTGACCACCTTCACCATTTGTGCCCTGTGCATCGATCGATTCCGTGCCGCCACCAATGTGCAAATGTATTATGAGACAATTGAGACTTGCGCATCTGCTGCTGCTAAGCTTGCTGTGATCTGGGTCGGTGCATTACTTTTGGCGTTGCCCGAACTCCTGATCCGGCAGCTGCTGAAGGATTCAGACACAGAGGAAACAGAGCGGTGTCTGGAACGCATCTCCATATCACTGCCTGAGACTCTTTATGCACTGGGCCTGGCGTATGAGAGTGCTAGGCTTTGGTGGTGCTTTGGGTGCTATTTCTGCCTGCCCGCTCTGTTTACCATCGGCAGCTCATTAGCAACAGCACGCCGCATGCGCCGGGCCGAACGTGGATGCCCACGTGCCAACAAGAAGCAGATGCGCCTGGAGAGCCGCATGAACTGTGTTGTGGTGGCACTGGCTGTGGTCTACGCTGCCTGTGCAGTGCCCGACAATGTCGCAAACATGGTGGCAGCCTACATAGGGCACCTGGACATGGTGGGTGTACTGCGCACACTTGGTCAGCTCTTACTCTTTCTGCGCACTGCGATAACACCCGTGTTGCTGCTTTGCCTATGCCCACCGTTTGGTCATGCTTTCATAGAGTGCTGTTGCTGTTGCACAACTATGTGTGGTGCGGCGGCCTCCTCAGCAGTGGGCAGTGACGATAACGAGCATGAATGTACCACCGAGCTGGAGCTGTCTCCATTTAGCACCATCCGTAGGGAGATGTCCAACTACACTGCGACAGGGTCCCACTCCTGA